From the Gramella sp. Hel_I_59 genome, one window contains:
- a CDS encoding DUF3857 domain-containing protein, translating into MSKFFTLVFLLCISFVPAQNSNYSTEEFEVSREDLLATNYAPDTTAHAVYIYESGFTEFDPDEDHDLVTNYKAKIKILDKQGIDYATIKVPLGKSRESGKVKELKDLKAHTFKLVNGRIVKRKVETSATFESEHKYYNEFSFAFPDVEPGDVIQFSYKIVSPFTFNFRTWEFQEDIPKMHSQFTSKIPGNYEYHTTLTGGRKLHKHEDKLIEHCISFGITSSMAGCVETLYVMKDIPAFIEEDYMTSEDNYIAKIEYELKQITRTDGFERKYTLTWDDADKEIRTSSNWGKQWKRDNAVKDVLPEAISSLPNTLEKAKKIYYFIQENYKWNGEYDIHGDMNIKDIVDSKSGSVLAINSLLHNVYASEEFNVFPVLASTRRNGFAPRVHPAVSEYNYFFIQLKIDEKEYNLDLTDEQLDFGRLPFRALNTYARKVNLDGSSDWMSIEPNDFSNYAFRDSLKVHEDGTASGTSNQHLSGYHAVNFRNKIKENGKDKIFLDLSKAQQFTRSTDIAVENLDDVENGLQIEYTLENVSQKINDLIYLNPFSFQFFEKNPFNLDERTYPIDFGYRNAFSYSAEIHIPEGYSVKELPEQKAIRLPGNGGALIFNAISFSENVVMVQCRMTLSQTLYTPEYYDGLKKFFNELMTVQSQSLIVLEENS; encoded by the coding sequence ATGAGTAAATTTTTTACGCTGGTATTTTTATTATGTATCAGCTTTGTTCCTGCACAGAATTCTAACTATTCTACTGAAGAATTTGAAGTATCAAGAGAAGACCTTTTAGCAACTAATTACGCCCCAGACACCACGGCGCATGCTGTTTATATCTACGAGTCTGGTTTTACTGAATTTGATCCAGATGAGGATCACGATCTGGTAACCAATTATAAGGCGAAGATCAAGATCCTGGATAAGCAGGGAATTGACTATGCAACTATTAAAGTACCATTGGGCAAGAGCAGAGAGAGCGGCAAGGTCAAGGAATTAAAAGATCTTAAAGCCCATACCTTCAAATTAGTGAACGGTCGTATCGTAAAGAGGAAAGTAGAAACATCGGCTACTTTCGAAAGCGAGCACAAGTACTACAATGAGTTTTCTTTTGCTTTTCCAGATGTAGAACCGGGAGATGTTATTCAGTTTTCATATAAGATCGTTTCCCCGTTTACATTCAATTTCAGAACCTGGGAATTTCAGGAGGATATTCCAAAAATGCATTCGCAGTTCACGTCGAAGATTCCTGGAAATTATGAATACCACACCACGCTTACCGGAGGAAGGAAACTTCATAAACATGAAGATAAGTTAATCGAACATTGTATAAGTTTTGGTATTACCTCATCCATGGCAGGTTGCGTAGAGACTTTGTATGTGATGAAGGATATTCCTGCTTTTATCGAGGAAGACTACATGACCAGCGAAGATAATTATATCGCCAAGATCGAGTATGAATTGAAGCAGATCACCAGAACCGATGGTTTTGAACGTAAATACACCCTAACCTGGGATGATGCAGATAAAGAGATTAGAACTTCCAGCAACTGGGGAAAACAGTGGAAAAGAGATAATGCCGTAAAGGATGTACTTCCCGAAGCAATTAGCAGTCTTCCAAATACGCTCGAAAAAGCAAAAAAGATCTACTATTTTATTCAGGAGAATTACAAGTGGAATGGCGAATATGATATCCATGGTGATATGAACATCAAAGATATCGTTGACAGTAAGTCCGGAAGTGTGCTTGCGATCAATAGCCTGTTGCATAATGTCTATGCTTCCGAAGAATTCAATGTGTTTCCTGTGCTGGCTTCTACCAGAAGAAACGGTTTCGCTCCAAGAGTTCACCCTGCAGTTTCAGAATACAATTACTTCTTCATTCAGCTAAAAATAGACGAAAAGGAGTATAATCTTGATCTAACCGATGAGCAACTGGATTTTGGCCGACTTCCATTTCGCGCTCTGAATACTTATGCGCGTAAAGTAAACCTGGATGGTTCCAGTGACTGGATGTCGATCGAACCAAATGACTTCAGTAATTATGCTTTTAGAGATTCTTTAAAAGTGCACGAGGATGGTACGGCGTCTGGAACATCTAATCAGCATTTAAGCGGATACCATGCGGTGAATTTCAGAAATAAGATTAAGGAAAACGGTAAAGACAAGATATTCCTCGACCTTTCTAAAGCTCAGCAATTCACGAGATCTACAGATATCGCGGTAGAAAACCTTGATGATGTTGAAAACGGACTCCAGATCGAATACACGCTTGAAAATGTAAGTCAGAAGATCAATGATCTTATCTATTTGAACCCCTTCAGCTTTCAGTTTTTCGAAAAGAATCCTTTTAACCTGGATGAGCGTACCTATCCTATCGACTTCGGATATAGGAATGCTTTTAGCTATTCCGCAGAAATTCATATTCCTGAAGGTTATTCAGTAAAAGAACTTCCGGAGCAAAAGGCCATCAGGTTACCGGGGAACGGAGGAGCTTTGATATTTAATGCCATTAGTTTTTCTGAAAATGTAGTCATGGTTCAATGCCGTATGACGCTTTCCCAAACGCTCTATACGCCGGAGTACTACGACGGACTCAAAAAATTCTTTAATGAATTGATGACAGTTCAAAGTCAGTCGCTCATTGTACTCGAGGAAAATAGCTAA
- a CDS encoding ion transporter translates to MNNKEKLPDWKRKLHEVIYEADTPAGKTFDVAILLVILISVALVMMESVSWMLVKYATEFYIAEWVITVIFTIEYVLRIITINKPKRYIFSFFGMVDLLSTLPSYIGFLFGGANLLFAIRALRLLRVFRVLKITRYVGESQKLISALKNSKAKILVFLFAVLIICIIAGTLMHLVEGENGGFNNIPLSIYWCIVTLTTVGFGDIAPVTPVGRLIASLIMITGYGIIAVPTGIVSAEYSKATDAPKNTQACPNCNETKHLDDAEYCHSCGYELND, encoded by the coding sequence TTGAATAATAAAGAGAAACTTCCAGATTGGAAACGCAAACTGCATGAGGTAATTTACGAAGCCGATACTCCGGCTGGTAAAACCTTCGATGTGGCTATTTTGCTGGTTATTCTTATTAGCGTTGCGTTAGTAATGATGGAAAGCGTCTCATGGATGCTGGTTAAATACGCAACCGAATTCTATATTGCTGAATGGGTGATTACGGTGATCTTTACCATCGAGTATGTTCTAAGGATCATAACGATCAATAAACCGAAGCGTTATATCTTTAGTTTCTTCGGAATGGTGGACCTGCTTTCTACCTTACCTAGTTATATCGGGTTCCTGTTTGGAGGCGCCAACCTTTTGTTTGCCATTAGAGCATTACGTTTACTAAGGGTTTTCAGGGTGCTAAAAATTACCCGTTATGTTGGAGAGTCTCAAAAACTGATCTCTGCGCTGAAGAATTCCAAAGCTAAGATTCTTGTTTTTTTATTCGCTGTCTTGATCATTTGTATCATAGCCGGAACGTTAATGCACCTTGTTGAAGGTGAGAATGGCGGATTTAATAATATCCCTCTTTCAATTTACTGGTGTATCGTAACCTTAACTACGGTTGGATTTGGTGATATAGCTCCGGTCACGCCAGTGGGAAGATTGATCGCTTCACTAATTATGATCACAGGTTACGGAATTATCGCCGTTCCTACCGGTATCGTGAGTGCAGAATACAGCAAGGCTACCGATGCTCCAAAAAATACGCAGGCTTGCCCAAATTGTAATGAAACAAAGCATTTGGACGATGCGGAATACTGCCATAGTTGTGGATACGAATTGAATGACTAA
- the miaA gene encoding tRNA (adenosine(37)-N6)-dimethylallyltransferase MiaA, which yields MTKMLINIVGPTAIGKTALSIEVAKLFDTEILSADSRQFYKEMSIGTAVPEPEELAAVNHHFIQHRSITEDYNVGDFEREALAKLDELFQEHHVVVMVGGSGLYTKAVVEGLDHFPEVDDSIRIELNEELSNQGLLSLQQKLQQMDPEYYAVADVQNPHRLIRALEICIGTGKAFSSFLKKKKNARNFETISVGLTAERVAIYDRINRRVDLMIENGLLEEARELYPSRKYNALNTVGYKELFAYFDEEWNLETAVSEIKKNTRRFAKRQLTWFRKDETITWFDRTTNFDLIAAHLQEKINS from the coding sequence ATGACTAAAATGCTTATCAATATCGTTGGTCCTACTGCCATTGGGAAAACTGCGCTTTCGATCGAAGTTGCGAAGCTTTTCGATACTGAAATTCTGTCGGCAGATTCACGGCAATTCTATAAAGAAATGTCCATTGGAACAGCTGTGCCCGAACCGGAAGAACTTGCAGCAGTCAATCACCATTTTATTCAGCACAGATCAATTACTGAAGATTACAATGTCGGAGATTTCGAGAGGGAAGCATTGGCGAAACTAGATGAACTTTTCCAAGAACATCATGTGGTGGTAATGGTAGGCGGCAGCGGACTCTACACCAAAGCTGTGGTGGAAGGGCTCGATCATTTTCCCGAAGTAGATGACAGTATTCGTATTGAACTGAATGAAGAATTGTCAAATCAAGGTCTGCTATCACTTCAGCAAAAATTACAGCAGATGGATCCGGAATATTATGCGGTAGCCGATGTTCAAAATCCACATCGCCTTATTCGTGCTTTAGAAATATGTATAGGCACCGGAAAAGCATTTTCATCTTTTCTGAAGAAGAAAAAGAATGCCAGGAATTTTGAAACGATATCTGTTGGTCTTACTGCGGAAAGAGTAGCAATATATGACCGCATTAACCGAAGGGTGGATCTAATGATCGAAAATGGACTATTAGAAGAAGCTCGAGAACTATATCCTTCCAGAAAATACAATGCTTTGAATACGGTTGGTTACAAAGAGCTGTTCGCTTACTTTGATGAGGAATGGAATTTGGAAACTGCTGTTTCTGAAATTAAAAAGAATACCCGAAGATTTGCTAAAAGACAATTAACCTGGTTTAGAAAAGATGAAACTATTACCTGGTTTGATCGCACTACCAATTTCGATTTGATAGCAGCACACCTGCAGGAAAAGATCAATTCTTAA
- a CDS encoding HYR domain-containing protein, protein MINAADIPYHKSSFLRKVCISLFLILFFSSNSFGQDPSQTVPSYNWLNKVDLVDQTLTSLDTDEIPISIDVSPDNFLYILTFGNGIQKRNSDGTIVRSNFINGLSSPLDFVIDNEGFFYVADYSEDSSCSENGKIKIFEPGGNLDRIIYTGLYRPLGIDVDSEGNIYVAEYNPPGNGCEGDELSRVSVYNQNGVRIAQNKSVIRPYRIAVSAEKKVYLSQEGGDDPAVLTLDSNLDITGSLPNVQSPGSINIDSFGYIHVVEYAGRIDFSQFINFENLRFGEIQDIAEEIDDGIDDNSYFIRIYDHTENFERNVTERIEFPVDLAFGNCDRMYVDNAYADGRNTIFGYLPEEFEFDLEIYKRTPGFDEEDPIINCPENLVLEIAEGENEVEVTYSIPIATDQNNVEVEIIAGPESGERKTEGVYNVVFEATDLCGNKARCTFKITVNGSEIEDTPPEFENCSPNITENNDPGECGAVVTFDTPRASDESGNVEVTRVDENTDLVSGSLFPVGTITITFQANDETNDPVECSFDIIVEDNENPKFLSCPTNINETVPFGESGKVINYDNPTFDDNCPGTTIIQNAGLPTGSEFPIGSTTNTFEITDKIGNTATCSFNVTITEQAEDTPPVFDNCSPNITEENDPGECGAVVNFDLPTASDESGSLAVTKIDNSGLNSGDLFPVGRTTITFQANDGTNDPVTCSFDIVVQDTEAPNITCRSDFSVPSEPGQNFAIVNFNTPSATDNCGIESVLQTQGLASGSQFNVGSHTITFEATDLNGLTSDCSFEFEVQPPNLAPSIECPNDISVTNDSGICGAVVEFEEPTVTDPEGDELTMTRTDDTGLNSGDIFPVGTTTLSYEVSDGINDPVTCRFTITVESTEQPNFISCPNDISELLDASETGKIITFDSPEFEDNCSEAELFQTEGPSSGEFFELGETEVRFELRINNTVVDQCSFSVNLVRQTATFQCIETITVNIGEDAQNSSVTEIPTSDFILSDSSNLDFELNVQQFTCEDIGTLDLPIRATDRETGEEYSCTVEVTVRDVGAPLIICPAGKQEREIPANANFVLPQIADRLSIIDNCADFEDLEIIQDPPEGTLYANAGDYIVMITATDPAGNTEECQVTYRLTLEEEPQEFALNCPQNESVIKADDNCEYIVPDFSNTIIYSPANANFSQSIAPGTRIEQSTSIEINVSFNGEFDSCTFDLVLKDNTSPMLSCPEDRMIVVAEGESIAIPDYRGELEVSDNCGLAEIIQDPAPGTQISEDTEVSFIAFDISNTNNASECSFMLTLAVDTEGNDIPIANEDFYSTPVNTTLNISAEEGVLANDMDADGDELTATLVENVTNGTLEFESDGSFVYTPDDGFIGDDSFTYYVFDGFTEVETTVTISVVPVDTGGFQCVETYVIELDENGTALLQINELYTGDASEVTFSLDQEIYDCDDLGANQVTLSYSGAENGSCVINIEVVDRIKPEIELQNIGIDLDLSGNATITPEDVIVSFSDNCDNDLSYELSRSTFSCKDLGWNEINVIATDASGNSTTTAVEVQVFAESGICNGTTEGSEYIFIYPNPNQGSFKVATPFDVTISRIEVFDHRGRFITGKDFAPNVGEYAISTGPLQEAVYVVKMITNEGEKTKRFIIKN, encoded by the coding sequence CAATAGTTTTGGGCAGGATCCATCTCAGACAGTTCCTTCCTATAATTGGCTGAATAAAGTTGACCTTGTTGATCAGACTTTAACGAGCTTAGATACTGACGAAATTCCTATTAGTATTGATGTATCACCAGATAACTTTCTGTACATATTAACCTTCGGAAATGGAATTCAGAAAAGAAATTCCGATGGTACAATCGTTAGATCTAATTTTATAAATGGACTTAGTAGTCCGCTGGATTTCGTAATTGATAATGAAGGCTTTTTTTATGTTGCAGATTATTCTGAAGATAGTTCTTGTTCCGAGAACGGTAAAATAAAGATTTTCGAGCCTGGTGGCAATTTAGATAGAATTATATACACCGGACTTTATCGACCACTCGGAATTGATGTAGATAGTGAAGGTAATATATATGTAGCTGAATATAACCCTCCTGGTAATGGTTGTGAAGGTGATGAACTTAGCAGAGTAAGCGTCTACAATCAAAACGGGGTTAGAATTGCACAAAATAAAAGCGTAATACGACCATATAGAATTGCTGTTAGTGCAGAAAAGAAGGTTTATTTGAGTCAGGAAGGTGGAGATGATCCCGCAGTCTTGACTTTAGATAGCAATTTAGATATAACTGGTTCGTTACCGAATGTTCAATCCCCCGGAAGTATAAATATAGATTCATTTGGTTATATACATGTAGTTGAGTATGCAGGTAGAATTGACTTCAGTCAATTTATAAATTTTGAAAATTTAAGGTTTGGAGAAATTCAGGATATTGCTGAAGAGATAGATGATGGGATAGATGATAATTCTTATTTCATCAGAATTTATGATCATACTGAAAATTTTGAAAGAAACGTAACGGAAAGAATTGAATTTCCCGTTGATCTTGCTTTTGGTAATTGTGACCGAATGTATGTTGACAATGCTTATGCTGATGGTAGAAATACAATATTCGGGTATTTACCGGAGGAATTTGAATTTGACCTCGAAATTTACAAGCGAACTCCAGGTTTTGATGAGGAAGATCCAATAATTAATTGTCCTGAGAATTTAGTGTTGGAAATTGCTGAGGGAGAAAATGAGGTTGAGGTCACTTATTCGATACCAATTGCTACAGATCAAAATAATGTTGAGGTAGAAATTATTGCCGGGCCGGAATCGGGTGAGCGTAAAACCGAAGGTGTTTATAATGTCGTATTTGAAGCTACAGATCTTTGTGGAAATAAAGCCAGGTGTACTTTTAAAATTACTGTTAATGGCTCTGAAATTGAAGACACACCACCAGAATTCGAGAATTGCTCACCAAATATAACTGAAAATAACGATCCCGGTGAATGTGGAGCCGTAGTAACATTTGATACTCCAAGGGCAAGTGATGAAAGTGGAAATGTTGAAGTCACAAGAGTCGACGAAAATACAGACCTGGTTTCAGGAAGTTTGTTCCCTGTTGGAACTATAACGATCACCTTTCAGGCAAATGATGAAACAAACGATCCGGTCGAATGCAGTTTTGATATTATTGTAGAAGATAACGAGAACCCCAAATTTCTAAGTTGTCCAACAAACATTAATGAAACTGTACCATTTGGGGAGTCTGGAAAAGTAATTAATTACGATAATCCAACCTTTGATGATAATTGTCCCGGTACGACTATCATACAGAATGCAGGTCTACCAACAGGGTCTGAGTTTCCAATAGGCTCTACTACAAACACCTTTGAAATCACAGATAAGATTGGGAATACTGCGACTTGTAGTTTTAATGTTACGATCACTGAGCAAGCAGAGGACACACCACCAGTTTTCGACAATTGCTCACCAAATATTACTGAAGAAAACGATCCTGGAGAATGCGGTGCGGTTGTCAATTTCGATCTTCCTACGGCAAGTGATGAAAGTGGTTCTTTGGCGGTAACAAAAATTGATAATTCTGGATTGAATTCCGGAGATTTATTTCCCGTTGGAAGGACAACAATCACTTTCCAGGCAAATGATGGAACAAATGATCCGGTTACATGCAGTTTTGATATCGTAGTTCAGGATACTGAAGCTCCAAATATCACCTGTCGATCTGACTTTTCAGTTCCCTCGGAACCAGGTCAGAACTTTGCAATTGTAAATTTTAATACACCCAGTGCTACCGATAATTGTGGGATTGAATCTGTTCTACAAACTCAAGGTTTAGCTTCAGGATCACAATTTAACGTAGGTTCTCATACTATCACATTTGAAGCTACAGATTTAAATGGTCTTACTTCAGACTGCAGTTTCGAATTTGAAGTGCAGCCCCCAAACCTGGCACCTTCAATTGAGTGTCCTAATGATATTTCTGTTACCAATGACAGCGGAATTTGCGGGGCAGTAGTAGAATTTGAAGAACCGACTGTGACCGATCCTGAAGGTGATGAGCTTACAATGACCCGGACAGATGATACCGGTCTAAATTCAGGCGATATATTTCCGGTAGGAACAACCACGCTATCTTATGAGGTTTCTGACGGAATTAATGATCCTGTCACCTGTAGGTTCACTATTACTGTTGAAAGTACAGAACAACCTAATTTCATTTCCTGTCCCAATGATATTTCAGAATTGTTGGACGCCTCAGAAACTGGTAAAATCATCACATTTGATTCTCCAGAATTTGAGGATAACTGTTCAGAAGCAGAATTGTTTCAAACTGAAGGACCTTCGTCTGGAGAGTTTTTTGAGCTTGGTGAAACTGAAGTCCGATTTGAGTTACGAATTAATAATACGGTGGTAGATCAGTGCTCCTTTTCAGTTAATCTAGTCCGCCAGACCGCGACCTTTCAATGTATCGAAACCATTACGGTAAATATTGGTGAAGACGCTCAGAATTCATCAGTTACAGAAATTCCAACTTCTGACTTTATTCTGTCTGATAGCTCTAATCTTGATTTTGAACTAAATGTTCAGCAATTCACGTGCGAGGATATCGGAACTCTTGACCTGCCCATTCGAGCTACAGATAGGGAGACCGGAGAGGAGTATTCCTGTACTGTAGAAGTAACCGTTCGCGATGTTGGCGCACCTCTTATTATTTGTCCGGCAGGTAAACAGGAGCGGGAGATCCCGGCGAATGCAAATTTCGTACTACCTCAGATAGCCGACCGCCTGAGCATTATAGACAATTGCGCAGATTTCGAGGACCTGGAGATCATTCAGGATCCGCCGGAAGGAACTTTATATGCCAACGCCGGGGATTATATAGTAATGATCACAGCCACCGATCCTGCTGGAAATACTGAAGAGTGCCAGGTAACCTACAGATTAACTCTGGAAGAGGAGCCTCAGGAATTTGCGCTTAACTGTCCGCAGAATGAAAGTGTGATCAAAGCCGATGATAACTGTGAATATATAGTACCTGATTTTTCAAATACTATCATTTACTCACCTGCTAATGCGAATTTCTCCCAATCTATAGCACCAGGAACGAGAATAGAACAGTCAACGAGCATTGAAATCAACGTAAGTTTTAATGGAGAATTTGACTCCTGTACATTTGATCTGGTTCTAAAAGACAATACTTCGCCAATGCTTAGTTGTCCTGAGGATCGAATGATTGTAGTTGCAGAAGGTGAAAGTATCGCAATTCCGGACTATCGTGGCGAATTGGAGGTTAGTGACAATTGCGGGTTGGCAGAGATCATTCAGGATCCGGCACCTGGTACGCAAATTTCAGAAGATACCGAGGTGAGTTTTATAGCTTTTGATATCTCTAATACTAACAATGCTTCAGAATGTAGTTTCATGTTGACCTTAGCTGTCGATACAGAAGGAAACGATATTCCTATTGCGAACGAGGATTTCTATTCCACACCCGTCAATACAACCTTAAATATTTCTGCGGAAGAAGGAGTTCTGGCCAATGATATGGATGCAGATGGAGATGAACTAACCGCCACGCTTGTTGAAAATGTTACTAATGGAACTCTTGAGTTCGAATCTGATGGGTCTTTTGTCTATACTCCAGATGACGGATTTATTGGTGATGACAGTTTTACATATTATGTTTTTGATGGTTTTACTGAAGTTGAAACGACAGTTACCATCAGTGTTGTGCCAGTAGACACTGGAGGATTTCAGTGCGTGGAGACTTATGTTATCGAACTGGATGAAAATGGTACAGCACTGCTCCAGATTAACGAATTGTACACTGGCGACGCTTCAGAAGTCACTTTTAGCCTTGATCAGGAGATTTATGACTGTGATGACCTTGGAGCTAATCAGGTCACACTAAGCTACTCAGGAGCGGAAAATGGTTCTTGCGTCATTAATATAGAAGTGGTTGACCGAATCAAACCCGAAATTGAACTTCAGAACATTGGTATCGATCTTGATCTTTCCGGAAATGCAACAATTACTCCAGAAGATGTGATCGTGAGTTTTAGTGATAACTGTGACAATGATCTTAGCTATGAATTAAGCCGAAGTACTTTTAGCTGCAAGGATCTAGGATGGAACGAGATCAACGTGATTGCAACCGATGCTAGTGGAAATTCCACTACAACTGCTGTAGAAGTACAGGTTTTTGCTGAAAGCGGAATTTGCAATGGCACTACGGAAGGTTCAGAATATATCTTTATTTATCCCAATCCAAACCAAGGTAGTTTTAAAGTAGCAACCCCATTCGATGTCACTATATCCAGGATCGAAGTATTCGATCACCGTGGGAGATTTATCACCGGGAAAGATTTTGCTCCAAACGTTGGGGAATATGCAATTAGCACTGGGCCATTGCAGGAAGCGGTGTACGTGGTCAAAATGATTACCAACGAAGGTGAAAAAACTAAGCGATTTATTATTAAGAATTGA